Proteins from a genomic interval of Dama dama isolate Ldn47 chromosome 1, ASM3311817v1, whole genome shotgun sequence:
- the RPS25 gene encoding small ribosomal subunit protein eS25, which translates to MPPKDDKKKKDAGKSAKKDKDPVNKSGGKAKKKKWSKGKVRDKLNNLVLFDKATYDKLCKEVPNYKLITPAVVSERLKIRGSLARAALQELLSKGLIKLVSKHRAQVIYTRNTKGGDAPAAGEDA; encoded by the exons ATG CCGCCCAAGGACgacaagaagaagaaagatgCCGGGAAGTCGGCCAAGAAAGACAAAGATCCAGTGAACAAATCTGGGGGCAAGGCCAAAAAGAAG AAGTGGTCCAAAGGCAAAGTTCGGGACAAGCTCAATAACCTAGTCTTGTTTGACAAAGCAACATATGACAAACTCTGTAAAGAAGTTCCCAACTATAAGCTTATAACTCCAGCTGTCGTCTCTGAGAGACTGAAGATTCGTGGTTCCCTGGCCAGAGCAGCCCTTCAGGAACTCCTTAGTAAAG GACTTATTAAACTGGTTTCAAAGCACAGAGCTCAAGTGATTTACACCAGAAACACCAAGGGTGGAGATGCCCCAGCTGCTGGTGAAGATGCATGA
- the TRAPPC4 gene encoding trafficking protein particle complex subunit 4, with protein sequence MAIFSVYVVNKAGGLIYQLDSYAPRAEAEKTFSYPLDLLLKLHDERVLVAFGQRDGIRVGHAVLAINGVDVNGKYTADGKEVLEYLGNPANYPVSIRFGRPRLTSNEKLMLASMFHSLFAIGSQLSPEQGSSGIEMLETDTFKLHCFQTLTGIKFVVLADPRQTGIDSLLRKIYEIYSDFALKNPFYSLEMPIRCELFDQNLKLALEVAEKAGTFGPGS encoded by the exons ATGGCGATTTTCAGTGTTTATGTGGTGAACAAAGCTGGCGGCCTTATTTACCAGTTGGACAGCTACGCCCCACGGGCCGAGGCTGAGAAAACTTTCAGCTACCCGTTGGATCTGCTGCTTAAGCTGCACGACGAGCGTGTGCTGGTAGCTTTTGGCCAGCGAGACGGCATCCGGG TGGGCCACGCAGTGCTGGCTATCAATGGTGTGGACGTGAATGGCAAGTATACGGCCGACGGGAAAGAGGTGCTGGAGTACCTAGGCAACCCTGCTAACTACCCAGTGTCCATTCGATTCGGCCGCCCTCGCCTCACCTCCAATGAGAAGCTCATGCTGGCCTCCATGTTCCACTC GCTGTTCGCAATCGGCTCCCAGCTGTCTCCTGAACAGGGCAGCTCAGGCATTGAGATGCTGGAGACAGATACATTCAAACTGCACTGCTTCCAGACACTGACAG GGATCAAGTTTGTGGTGCTGGCGGATCCTAGGCAGACTGGGATAGATTCTCTTCTCCGAAAAATTTATGAGATTTACTCAGACTTTGCCCTGAAGAATCCATTTTACTCCCTGGAAATGCCCATCAG GTGTGAACTGTTTGACCAGAACCTGAAGTTAGCCCTGGAGGTGGCAGAGAAGGCTGGAACCTTTGGACCTGGGTCTTAG
- the SLC37A4 gene encoding glucose-6-phosphate exchanger SLC37A4 encodes MAARGYGYYRTVIFSAMFGGYSLYYFNRKTFSFVMPSLVEEIPLDKDDLGLITSSQSAAYAISKFVSGVLSDQMSARWLFSSGLLLVGLVNVAFSWSSAVPVFAALWFLNGLAQGLGWPPCGKVLRKWFEPSQFGTWWAILSTSMNLAGGLGPILATILAQSYSWRTTLALSGALCVAVSFLCLLLIHNEPADVGLQNLDPTPSKGKKGSSKEESTLQELLLTPYLWVLSTGYLVVFGVKTCCTDWGQFFLIQERGQSALVGSSYMSALEVGGLVGSIAAGYLSDRAMAKAGLSIYGNPRHGLLLFMMAGMTASMYLFRVTVTSDSPKLWILVLGAVFGFSSYGPIALFGVIANECAPPNLCGTSHAIVGLMANVGGFLAGLPFSTIAKHYSWSTAFWVAEVICAASTGAFFLLRNIRTKMGRVPKKAE; translated from the exons ATGGCAGCCCGAGGCTATGGCTATTACCGAACCGTGATCTTCTCGGCCATGTTTGGAGGCTACAGCCTGTACTACTTCAACCGCAAGACCTTCTCCTTTGTCATGCCGTCGTTGGTGGAGGAGATCCCTCTGGACAAAGATGACTTGG GGCTCATCACCAGCAGCCAGTCCGCTGCCTACGCCATCAGCAAGTTTGTGAGCGGGGTGCTGTCTGACCAGATGAGTGCTCGCTGGCTATTCTCTTCTGGGCTTCTCCTGGTTGGCCTGGTCAATGTAGCCTTTTCCTGGAGCTCCGCGGTGCCTGTCTTTgctgctctctggttcctcaatGGCCTGGCACAGGGGCTGGGCTGGCCCCCATGTGGCAAGGTCCTGCGGAAG TGGTTTGAGCCATCTCAGTTTGGCACTTGGTGGGCCATCCTGTCAACCAGCATGAACCTGGCTGGAGGGCTGGGCCCCATCCTGGCAACCATCCTCGCCCAGAGTTACAGCTGGCGCACCACGCTGGCCCTGTCTGGGGCACTGTGTGTAGCTGTCtccttcctctgtctcctgctcatCCACAATGAACCTGCTGATGTTGGACTCCAAAACCTGGACCCCACCCCCTCCAAGGGCAAGAAGG gctcctcgaAGGAGGAGAGCACCTTACAGGAGCTGCTGCTGACTCCTTACCTGTGGGTGCTCTCCACTGGCTACCTTGTGGTGTTTGGAGTAAAGACGTGCTGTACTGACTGGGGCCAGTTCTTCCTCATCCAGGAGAGAGGACAGTCTGCCCTCGTGG GTAGCTCCTACATGAGTGCCCTGGAGGTTGGGGGCCTTGTAGGCAGCATCGCAGCTGGCTACCTGTCAGACCGGGCCATGGCCAAG GCAGGGCTGTCCATCTACGGGAATCCCCGCCATGGCCTGCTGCTGTTCATGATGGCTGGCATGACGGCATCCATGTACCTCTTCCGGGTCACTGTGACCAGTGACTCCCCCAAG CTCTGGATCCTGGTGTTGGGAGCTGTGTTTGGTTTCTCCTCTTATGGTCCCATCGCCTTGTTTGGAGTTATAGCCAATGAGTGTGCCCCTCCGAACTTGTGTGGCACCTCCCATGCCATTGTGGGACTCATGGCCAATG TGGGCGGCTTTCTGGCTGGGTTGCCCTTCAGCACGATTGCCAAACATTACAGTTGGAGCACAGCCTTCTGGGTGGCTGAGGTGATCTGTGCGGCCAGCACAGGTGCCTTCTTCCTTCTACGAAACATCCGCACCAAGATGGGCCGAGTGCCCAAGAAGGCTGAGTGA